A single window of Paenibacillus sp. SYP-B4298 DNA harbors:
- a CDS encoding ATP-binding protein produces MDINGENELIAEASPAKNFFVNMLTRDIELKDAILDLIDNCVDGIMRDKKRNGINFKDEEQPYNGYYAEIQMTGEYFSITDNCGGIPLNIAKRYAFKMGRDEAYTEDDKDLPTVGMYGIGMKRAMFKMGRHSVVTSHTRNESFEVVISPEWLEEKKDWRIPIKLISNEGSRYGTKIETTYLHREISAWFSNHDFVKDFYKTVSRNFSFIISKGFKISINGSIVEPAPLSLLFDKDSIKPYIYEATIGNVEIFLQVGFCKRIAKDEEVESELKASRSKDESGWTIVCNDRVILYKDKTYVTGWGDTPVPHFHSQFIGITGVVQFYSSQPEHLPLTTTKRGIEELSPLYLEVKKYMKAGTKIFTDYTNVWKSKKEEEFEATKNATLLSIDQIKVEIPKDQFTKIKDEPSRKEFLFKPILPKPKERTSNVTISFQRSKEDVKKVSSFLFEDPNKPANMIGNACFDEILRRADDE; encoded by the coding sequence ATGGATATCAATGGTGAGAATGAATTGATCGCAGAGGCATCACCTGCAAAAAACTTCTTCGTAAATATGTTGACAAGAGATATCGAACTGAAAGATGCTATTTTAGATTTGATCGATAACTGTGTTGATGGAATCATGAGGGATAAAAAAAGAAATGGTATTAATTTCAAGGATGAAGAACAACCATATAATGGTTACTATGCGGAAATACAAATGACGGGTGAATATTTTTCAATAACTGATAACTGTGGAGGTATACCACTAAATATAGCTAAACGTTATGCTTTCAAAATGGGACGAGATGAGGCATATACTGAGGATGATAAAGATCTTCCTACAGTGGGAATGTATGGGATTGGCATGAAGAGAGCTATGTTTAAGATGGGTAGACATTCAGTAGTGACATCACATACTCGTAATGAGTCATTTGAAGTGGTGATCAGTCCTGAATGGCTTGAAGAAAAAAAGGATTGGAGAATACCTATTAAGCTAATAAGCAATGAGGGTTCTCGCTATGGGACGAAAATTGAAACAACGTATTTACATAGAGAAATATCTGCATGGTTTTCAAATCATGATTTTGTTAAGGATTTTTACAAAACGGTTTCTAGAAACTTTAGCTTTATAATTTCAAAGGGGTTTAAAATATCAATAAATGGATCTATCGTCGAACCAGCCCCATTAAGTCTTCTATTTGATAAAGATTCTATAAAGCCGTACATATATGAAGCGACAATTGGTAACGTAGAAATATTTCTTCAAGTCGGATTCTGTAAAAGAATTGCTAAAGATGAAGAAGTAGAAAGCGAATTAAAAGCTAGCCGATCCAAAGACGAGTCAGGTTGGACTATAGTATGTAATGATCGGGTTATATTATACAAAGATAAGACATATGTTACAGGCTGGGGAGATACACCAGTACCACATTTCCATAGTCAGTTTATCGGGATTACTGGTGTGGTTCAATTCTATTCAAGTCAGCCAGAGCATCTTCCATTGACGACCACAAAAAGAGGAATTGAGGAACTATCGCCTTTATATTTGGAAGTAAAAAAGTACATGAAAGCTGGAACAAAAATATTTACTGATTACACAAATGTTTGGAAAAGCAAGAAAGAAGAAGAGTTCGAAGCAACAAAAAATGCAACTTTATTAAGTATTGATCAAATAAAAGTTGAGATACCGAAGGATCAATTTACTAAAATTAAAGATGAACCTTCAAGAAAAGAATTTTTATTCAAGCCAATTTTGCCTAAACCAAAAGAGAGAACAAGTAATGTAACGATCAGTTTTCAACGCAGTAAAGAAGATGTGAAAAAAGTTTCTAGCTTTTTATTTGAAGACCCAAATAAACCTGCAAATATGATTGGAAATGCATGCTTTGATGAAATATTAAGGAGAGCTGATGATGAATGA
- a CDS encoding DNA cytosine methyltransferase, whose product MFKVIDLFSGVGGMSLGASRAGFNVIGALELDPIAISSHNINFPNSIHINTDISTIKSHEIVEKLKLKSGELTGIIGGPPCQGFSTMGRQRVLDPRNSLFIHFFRIVSELKPDFFVAENVPGILDVKFDEIRNRAISHVLDSYNLIDPILISANDVGAPTIRKRAFFIGFHKRLGVSLTNSDFIEKIKKPVYVKNALEGLPFEVENDESAWTKITLNEGTYSRQLSLSVSNSVGDPYSIEKYFVYNEVSGMIGTKHQQSVVSRFMGISPGEIDKVSRSPRLDMNGFSPTLRAGTGKDNGSFQAVRPIHPVEHRVITPREAARIQGFPDWFQFHRTKWHSFRQIGNSVSPIVAEHVLKKVIDKLVR is encoded by the coding sequence TTGTTTAAGGTAATTGATCTTTTTTCAGGCGTAGGAGGTATGAGTTTGGGTGCGTCGAGAGCTGGCTTTAATGTGATTGGAGCTCTTGAACTAGATCCAATAGCAATTTCCTCACATAATATAAACTTCCCAAATTCAATTCACATTAATACGGATATTTCAACAATAAAGTCTCATGAAATTGTTGAGAAACTAAAATTAAAAAGTGGTGAGTTAACAGGGATTATTGGAGGACCGCCATGTCAGGGGTTTAGTACGATGGGAAGGCAGAGAGTTTTAGATCCAAGAAATTCTTTGTTCATACATTTTTTTAGAATAGTAAGTGAATTAAAGCCTGATTTCTTCGTGGCAGAGAATGTACCAGGGATATTAGATGTCAAATTTGACGAGATTAGGAATAGAGCAATTAGTCATGTTTTAGATTCATACAATTTAATAGATCCCATACTAATAAGTGCGAATGATGTGGGTGCTCCGACGATTAGGAAAAGAGCCTTTTTTATTGGATTTCACAAAAGATTAGGTGTTTCTCTCACGAATTCAGATTTCATTGAAAAGATCAAGAAACCTGTTTATGTTAAAAATGCTTTAGAGGGTTTACCTTTTGAAGTAGAGAACGACGAATCGGCTTGGACTAAAATAACCTTAAATGAAGGAACATACAGTCGACAATTATCTCTATCCGTATCAAACTCTGTCGGTGATCCGTATTCAATAGAGAAATATTTTGTATACAATGAAGTATCGGGTATGATTGGAACCAAGCACCAACAAAGTGTTGTTTCAAGATTTATGGGCATTTCTCCTGGTGAGATTGATAAGGTGTCAAGATCGCCTCGATTAGATATGAATGGGTTTAGCCCGACATTAAGAGCTGGTACAGGTAAAGATAACGGATCTTTTCAAGCAGTTCGCCCTATACATCCTGTAGAACATCGAGTAATTACTCCAAGAGAAGCTGCGAGAATACAAGGTTTTCCGGACTGGTTTCAATTCCATAGAACTAAATGGCACAGTTTTAGACAAATAGGAAATAGTGTAAGTCCGATTGTTGCTGAACATGTTCTAAAAAAAGTAATTGATAAACTAGTTAGATAA
- the rlmH gene encoding 23S rRNA (pseudouridine(1915)-N(3))-methyltransferase RlmH: MLIQIAAVGKLKEKYLVLGIAEYAKRLGPYVKLQLTEVPDEKAPETMSAAEETQVRDREGERLLAQIKPEAHVIALAIDGELWSSEDLAVQLDKLATYGKSHITFVIGGSNGLSPAILRRAQQKLSFGRMTLPHQLMRLVLVEQVYRAVKINRGEPYHK, translated from the coding sequence ATGTTGATTCAGATAGCGGCAGTAGGGAAGTTAAAGGAGAAGTATCTGGTGCTGGGGATTGCCGAGTATGCGAAGCGGCTCGGGCCATATGTGAAGCTGCAGTTAACGGAGGTACCGGATGAGAAAGCACCAGAGACGATGAGCGCGGCGGAGGAAACGCAGGTACGGGATCGCGAGGGCGAGCGCCTGCTCGCCCAGATCAAGCCCGAGGCGCATGTGATTGCGCTGGCGATAGATGGCGAGCTGTGGTCGAGCGAGGATCTCGCCGTGCAACTGGATAAGCTGGCCACCTACGGAAAGAGCCACATCACATTTGTGATCGGCGGCAGCAACGGCCTCTCTCCCGCCATCCTGCGCCGCGCGCAGCAGAAGCTCAGCTTCGGCCGCATGACGCTGCCGCACCAACTGATGCGGCTCGTGCTGGTGGAGCAGGTGTATCGGGCGGTGAAGATTAATCGGGGGGAGCCTTACCATAAGTGA
- a CDS encoding SH3 domain-containing protein yields the protein MMRLMGRWYILLLCCCVLAGCSQAATSTGSGGGIRPEIRELCLQVVQEMGAYVFDKGELRRATVQESMDKLKELVKPDEFAASTASLTYEEEQLVTSTMSMTYAAVEERWDRFFASYAELNTTLGLGRQWVHDEDQISDSILYETGVKSWYHRGSLNDTVGESQAAIRLVEELRATEPVEVLEVVPSRDDVRRVKVTYREADAKPGDEYIVIMEWLPRDVYEYEIVETIQSGAPAPQPEPEPEVSYVTVVANEANVWEQSNEDSAVVAVVYMGDKIEWTGRVSQEVMTGRRWYVVKLDDGETGYMDGQDIVED from the coding sequence ATGATGCGGCTTATGGGAAGATGGTACATACTATTGTTGTGCTGCTGCGTGCTGGCGGGGTGCAGTCAGGCTGCGACGTCGACAGGATCAGGCGGAGGGATTCGTCCTGAGATTCGTGAGTTATGCTTGCAGGTTGTACAGGAGATGGGCGCCTATGTGTTCGACAAGGGGGAGCTGCGGCGAGCGACTGTTCAGGAGAGCATGGACAAGCTGAAGGAGCTTGTGAAGCCAGATGAGTTCGCGGCGTCAACCGCAAGCCTGACCTATGAGGAGGAGCAATTGGTTACGAGCACGATGTCCATGACATATGCGGCGGTGGAGGAGCGTTGGGACAGATTTTTTGCCAGCTATGCGGAGTTGAACACCACTTTGGGGTTGGGGCGTCAATGGGTTCATGACGAGGATCAAATCTCAGATTCCATCCTATATGAGACAGGGGTCAAAAGCTGGTACCATCGAGGCTCGCTCAATGATACGGTCGGAGAGTCGCAGGCAGCCATCCGATTGGTGGAGGAGCTGAGGGCGACGGAGCCTGTCGAGGTGCTGGAGGTAGTCCCCAGCCGGGACGATGTTCGGAGAGTGAAGGTAACGTACAGGGAAGCAGATGCTAAGCCGGGTGACGAATATATCGTCATTATGGAGTGGTTGCCTCGTGATGTCTATGAATATGAGATTGTGGAAACGATTCAGAGTGGCGCGCCTGCGCCTCAGCCGGAACCGGAGCCCGAGGTGAGCTATGTGACCGTAGTCGCCAATGAGGCGAATGTGTGGGAGCAGAGCAACGAGGACAGTGCTGTCGTCGCTGTTGTCTACATGGGCGATAAGATCGAGTGGACAGGCCGCGTGTCACAGGAGGTTATGACAGGCAGGCGGTGGTATGTGGTGAAGCTTGACGATGGGGAGACGGGATATATGGATGGGCAGGATATTGTGGAGGACTAG
- a CDS encoding MerR family transcriptional regulator yields the protein MASMTRGELARRTGISAATIRYYEDSGILPLPPRAANGYRRYAEHYLIQIKFIRDAQALGYSLKEIQEVLHLLGRDMQPDTLRGLVQDKIVEIDDKIAALQNMQEMLRGLLQTSEERIHEYLDAFRMDDSEGGAAD from the coding sequence ATGGCAAGCATGACGCGCGGGGAACTGGCGAGGCGGACGGGAATCAGCGCGGCGACGATTCGCTATTACGAGGACAGTGGCATTCTGCCTCTGCCGCCACGGGCGGCCAACGGCTACCGCAGGTATGCCGAGCATTATCTGATCCAGATCAAGTTCATTCGCGATGCGCAGGCGCTAGGCTATTCGTTGAAGGAGATCCAAGAGGTGCTGCACCTGCTGGGCAGGGATATGCAGCCGGATACGCTGCGGGGGTTGGTACAGGATAAGATTGTGGAGATTGATGACAAGATTGCGGCGCTGCAAAACATGCAGGAGATGCTGCGCGGCCTGCTGCAGACGTCGGAGGAACGGATTCATGAATATCTGGACGCATTTCGCATGGATGACTCAGAGGGGGGAGCGGCTGATTAG
- a CDS encoding SRPBCC family protein: protein MITVITEMEIDAPIQKCFDYARDIDLHTRTVWPHTRERAVAGVTTGPIGLGQTVTFEATHLLVRQRLTSKITAFEPPHLFVDEMQRGAFKSLRHYHEFAERGGRTVMTDRLYFEAPLGVLGIIAEQLVLKRYMRRFLEHRNLELKRLLEEQRPLSHH, encoded by the coding sequence ATGATTACGGTCATAACCGAAATGGAGATCGACGCCCCGATTCAGAAATGCTTCGACTATGCGCGGGATATTGATCTGCACACCCGCACCGTATGGCCGCATACACGTGAGCGTGCGGTTGCCGGCGTGACCACCGGCCCCATCGGACTCGGACAGACGGTTACCTTTGAAGCGACCCACCTGTTGGTTCGCCAGCGCCTCACCTCCAAGATTACTGCATTCGAGCCTCCCCATCTGTTCGTCGACGAGATGCAGCGCGGCGCATTCAAGAGCTTGAGACACTACCATGAATTCGCAGAGCGCGGGGGGAGAACCGTCATGACCGATCGGCTCTATTTTGAGGCTCCACTCGGCGTACTCGGCATCATCGCGGAGCAGCTCGTACTGAAGCGGTATATGCGTAGGTTTCTGGAGCATCGCAATCTCGAATTGAAGCGACTGCTTGAAGAGCAGCGACCGCTCTCGCACCACTAA
- a CDS encoding serine hydrolase domain-containing protein → MVLIQCIVLPLLLLLGAAAGLLAYMNRPLSRGSVTARIQEHLTKVAHGNNELSSVLLTIYSPSTGYLEQFAAGTKNFATSEPARVNSPYHSASIGKMLCATIYGMLVDEGKLGFDDPVRTWLGDEVLDGLFVVDGIDYCGQVTVRHLLTHTSGVNDYFAGPVVIGSTMLERIKAAPDEIFTPMQLVAFTRERQQPVGRPGEQFYYSDTGYVLLGLILEAIEERSYADIMQERLFKPLGMQDSYVKDPYGVQADALGVYVDGIDFNGKKALSIDWAGGGIITTMDDLLAFMKSFTQGALVSSDVYRQMTDFSQRYDQDIYYGMGMMYFDFSKLSFLLRGMTDVYGGVGSTGTYVLYDPAKETYYIANFGSLHYARQAIQQLIRIRMIYNRMIVK, encoded by the coding sequence ATGGTACTCATCCAATGTATCGTTCTCCCACTACTCCTGCTCCTCGGCGCAGCGGCGGGCCTGCTGGCCTACATGAACAGACCCCTATCCAGGGGTTCGGTCACAGCTCGCATTCAGGAGCATCTAACGAAGGTTGCTCACGGCAACAATGAGCTATCCAGCGTGCTGCTCACCATCTACTCCCCTTCGACCGGCTACCTGGAGCAATTCGCAGCAGGGACGAAGAATTTCGCCACCTCTGAACCAGCTCGCGTGAATAGTCCCTACCATTCTGCCAGTATCGGCAAGATGCTATGCGCCACCATCTACGGCATGCTGGTCGACGAAGGCAAGCTGGGCTTCGATGATCCCGTCCGAACGTGGCTGGGTGACGAAGTGCTGGACGGCCTGTTCGTCGTCGATGGCATCGATTACTGTGGGCAGGTGACCGTGCGTCATCTGCTGACGCATACCTCGGGAGTGAACGATTATTTTGCAGGCCCGGTCGTCATCGGCTCTACAATGCTGGAGCGTATCAAGGCGGCGCCAGATGAGATCTTTACACCTATGCAGCTTGTCGCCTTCACCAGAGAGCGCCAGCAGCCTGTAGGTCGGCCGGGGGAACAATTTTACTACTCCGATACGGGCTATGTGTTGCTGGGACTGATTCTGGAGGCAATCGAGGAGCGGAGCTATGCGGATATTATGCAGGAACGCTTGTTTAAGCCACTCGGCATGCAAGATAGCTATGTGAAGGACCCATATGGCGTGCAGGCAGATGCGCTCGGGGTCTATGTGGATGGCATCGACTTCAACGGCAAGAAGGCGCTGTCGATCGATTGGGCAGGCGGCGGCATCATCACGACGATGGATGACCTGCTCGCATTTATGAAGTCGTTCACACAGGGGGCTCTGGTGTCCAGTGACGTATATCGACAGATGACGGATTTCAGCCAGCGCTACGATCAGGACATCTACTATGGCATGGGCATGATGTATTTTGATTTTAGCAAGCTGTCCTTCCTGCTGAGAGGGATGACCGATGTGTATGGGGGAGTGGGATCGACGGGCACCTACGTCCTGTATGATCCAGCCAAGGAGACGTACTACATCGCCAACTTTGGGTCGCTGCACTATGCGCGGCAGGCTATACAACAACTGATTCGGATCAGAATGATCTATAATCGGATGATCGTCAAATGA
- a CDS encoding LytTR family DNA-binding domain-containing protein, with translation MVELVCSHKVMEKLQPQLAKHQIEIRPDSPLALVERGFELPIDKLCIVFEALDYMDVVQLLVSGIHTTPHYLSAITGLSNNRFAVLEPHDVLYLEAGADGIQACTTAGRYSVKETLHYYESLWASRGFVRINKSQLVNLLQVKEIIPWFNSRYVLRMDHAVELEVSKMYAKKLRHTLNL, from the coding sequence ATGGTTGAACTCGTATGCTCGCACAAGGTAATGGAAAAATTGCAGCCGCAGCTCGCAAAGCATCAGATCGAGATTCGCCCGGACAGTCCGCTTGCACTGGTGGAGCGCGGCTTCGAACTGCCTATTGACAAGCTGTGCATCGTATTTGAGGCGCTGGACTATATGGATGTCGTTCAACTGCTGGTCTCGGGCATCCATACGACTCCCCATTACCTGAGCGCCATCACTGGCCTGAGCAATAATCGCTTCGCGGTGCTGGAGCCTCACGATGTGCTGTATCTGGAGGCAGGCGCGGATGGCATTCAGGCATGCACAACAGCAGGCCGCTACAGTGTCAAGGAGACGCTGCACTACTACGAGAGCCTGTGGGCATCGCGGGGATTTGTCCGCATCAATAAGTCTCAGCTCGTCAATCTGCTGCAGGTCAAGGAGATTATCCCGTGGTTCAACTCTCGCTACGTGCTGCGCATGGATCATGCTGTCGAGCTGGAGGTATCCAAGATGTACGCCAAGAAGCTGCGGCACACATTGAACTTATAG
- a CDS encoding HipA domain-containing protein: MKDFSSWNRLDIPVSGITEKVWLTDEYGVRKGLFKFGEEWTEEIAKDLAALFKIPCMECEYGTYRGLNGVMCYDIGNIIEMGDLYTAAHSDLDVTYSLKNLITKVSEETFRSLLKMFIFDFVIGNRDRHSGNFALGYDGSLAPLYDNASSLCYKMTPKRARALKENQNALLEYSLDILSHVRIPERLSNLGLMYHIRDEYSDLWTNLVHDFLDVDITKIEMTIAKFNKFVHMDILYCITYGVRTRLEYLKGV, encoded by the coding sequence ATGAAGGATTTTTCAAGCTGGAATAGGCTGGATATTCCTGTATCAGGTATAACAGAAAAAGTGTGGCTGACCGATGAATATGGTGTAAGGAAAGGGTTATTTAAATTTGGCGAAGAATGGACAGAGGAAATAGCAAAGGATCTAGCAGCATTATTTAAAATTCCTTGTATGGAGTGTGAATATGGCACTTATAGAGGATTAAATGGGGTAATGTGCTATGATATTGGAAATATCATTGAAATGGGAGATCTGTACACGGCGGCTCATTCCGATCTTGATGTAACTTATTCCTTGAAAAATTTAATTACAAAGGTAAGCGAGGAAACTTTTAGATCACTTCTTAAAATGTTTATCTTTGATTTTGTTATAGGAAACAGGGACAGGCATTCGGGGAATTTTGCTTTGGGTTACGATGGGAGCTTAGCCCCATTATATGATAATGCTTCTTCACTTTGTTATAAAATGACTCCTAAAAGAGCCAGGGCTCTAAAAGAAAATCAAAATGCATTATTAGAATATAGCCTTGATATACTGTCTCATGTTCGAATTCCGGAGCGGCTCAGCAATCTTGGCTTAATGTATCATATAAGAGATGAATATTCTGATTTATGGACAAATTTGGTTCATGATTTTCTAGACGTAGACATTACAAAGATTGAGATGACAATTGCAAAGTTTAACAAGTTCGTACATATGGATATATTATACTGTATAACTTACGGAGTCAGAACTCGACTAGAATACTTGAAGGGAGTCTAA
- the mmuM gene encoding homocysteine S-methyltransferase — MNGVGNPIEKLLADYPLMILDGALATELERHGCNLDDPLWSARVLLEQPEMIYKVHLAYYRAGADCSITSSYQATVDGFLKRGLSEQEALALIGKTVELARRARDDFWQEWQQQAAGMAAMAAMGAMEEASEAAGASAGLDEGQGIDAARASRPRPLVAASVGPYGAYLADGSEYVGHYGVTDEALEQFHRPRLAALIAAGADVLAMETIPSLQEARVLARLLQEWPDAYAWMSFSLRDAQSISEGTPLAECAAELEGYPQIAAIGLNCAPAAITGEAVKTLRASTSKPIIVYPNSGEVYDAQTKTWHSGEHEACGGIVELDAQAWYEAGARIIGGCCRTSPEHIEAIARRWRG, encoded by the coding sequence ATGAACGGTGTTGGGAATCCAATCGAGAAGCTATTGGCAGATTACCCGTTAATGATCCTTGATGGCGCGTTGGCGACGGAGCTGGAGCGGCATGGCTGCAATCTGGATGATCCGCTCTGGTCGGCGCGTGTCCTGCTAGAGCAGCCGGAGATGATCTATAAGGTGCATCTGGCCTATTACCGGGCAGGTGCGGATTGCTCGATTACATCCAGCTACCAGGCGACGGTGGACGGCTTCCTGAAGCGTGGTCTGTCGGAGCAGGAGGCGCTAGCGCTGATCGGGAAGACGGTCGAGCTGGCAAGGCGCGCGCGCGATGATTTCTGGCAGGAGTGGCAGCAGCAGGCGGCAGGAATGGCTGCTATGGCCGCTATGGGTGCTATGGAGGAAGCGTCGGAAGCAGCGGGAGCTAGTGCGGGCCTAGATGAAGGACAGGGCATCGATGCGGCCCGCGCATCCCGTCCCCGTCCGCTGGTGGCGGCCTCGGTCGGCCCCTACGGGGCGTACCTGGCGGATGGCTCGGAGTATGTCGGCCACTATGGGGTAACGGATGAGGCGCTGGAGCAGTTCCACCGCCCGCGGCTTGCCGCGCTGATCGCGGCGGGTGCCGATGTGCTGGCGATGGAGACGATTCCTTCGCTGCAGGAGGCGCGCGTGCTGGCTCGGCTGCTGCAGGAGTGGCCTGACGCCTATGCGTGGATGTCGTTCTCGCTGCGCGATGCACAATCGATCAGCGAGGGCACGCCGCTGGCGGAATGCGCGGCGGAGCTGGAGGGCTACCCGCAGATTGCTGCGATCGGCCTGAACTGCGCGCCTGCCGCAATCACGGGTGAGGCCGTGAAGACGCTGCGGGCGAGCACGAGCAAGCCGATCATCGTCTATCCGAACTCGGGTGAGGTCTATGACGCGCAGACGAAGACATGGCATAGCGGCGAGCATGAGGCATGCGGCGGCATCGTGGAGCTGGACGCGCAGGCGTGGTATGAGGCAGGAGCGCGCATCATCGGGGGCTGCTGTAGGACCTCGCCAGAGCATATCGAGGCGATTGCGAGAAGATGGCGCGGCTAG
- the mmuP gene encoding S-methylmethionine permease translates to MGNEEKPQFQRKMQTRHIVMLSLGGVIGTGLFLSSGYTIQQAGPIGTILSYMVGAIAVYLVMLCLGELSVHMPETGAFHSYAAKYIGPATGYTVAWLYWLTWTVALGSEFTAAGLLMQRWFPDISVWIWSALFAVLIFVLNAITVRFFAESEFWFSSVKVLTIVLFILIGAGAVFGFVPMADGAPAPLLSNLTSAGWFPNGAFAIVMTMLAVNFAFSGTELIGIAAGEADNPEKTIPKAIHTTLWRLVIFFIGTIVVLSALLPMEVAGVTESPFVAVLDRIGVPYAADVMNFVILTAILSAANSGLYASARMLWSLADKKTIPPMFGRLTDKGIPLNALIFSMLGGGLALFSSIVAPDTVYIALVSISGLAVVVVWMSISASQLMFRREYVRNGGAVKDLVYRTPLYPLVPIASFLLCLASLVGIAFDPAQRVALYCGAPFIILCYISYHLTVRKKAR, encoded by the coding sequence ATGGGAAACGAAGAAAAACCGCAATTTCAACGTAAAATGCAGACCCGGCATATCGTGATGCTGTCGCTGGGCGGCGTCATCGGAACCGGGCTGTTCTTAAGCTCCGGTTATACCATTCAACAGGCAGGGCCGATCGGAACGATCTTATCGTATATGGTCGGCGCGATTGCTGTCTATCTGGTGATGCTCTGTCTGGGGGAGCTGTCGGTTCATATGCCGGAGACGGGGGCATTCCATAGCTATGCTGCAAAATATATTGGTCCGGCAACCGGGTATACGGTGGCCTGGCTATACTGGCTAACCTGGACGGTGGCGCTGGGCTCAGAATTCACGGCAGCGGGGCTGCTCATGCAGCGCTGGTTCCCGGATATTAGTGTGTGGATCTGGAGCGCGCTGTTCGCGGTGCTGATCTTCGTGCTCAATGCGATAACCGTTCGGTTCTTCGCGGAGTCGGAATTCTGGTTCTCGTCGGTCAAGGTGCTGACGATTGTACTGTTTATCCTCATCGGAGCGGGTGCAGTGTTCGGCTTCGTACCGATGGCGGATGGTGCGCCTGCTCCGCTGCTGAGCAATCTGACAAGCGCAGGCTGGTTTCCAAATGGCGCCTTCGCCATCGTTATGACGATGCTGGCGGTAAACTTCGCCTTCTCCGGCACGGAGCTGATCGGTATCGCAGCGGGCGAGGCGGATAACCCGGAGAAGACGATTCCGAAGGCCATCCATACGACGCTATGGCGGCTGGTCATCTTCTTCATCGGCACCATCGTGGTGCTGTCTGCGCTGCTGCCGATGGAGGTGGCGGGGGTGACGGAGAGTCCATTCGTTGCTGTGCTTGATCGGATCGGTGTGCCGTATGCTGCGGATGTGATGAACTTCGTTATTTTGACGGCCATCTTGTCCGCGGCGAATTCGGGTCTATACGCGTCTGCACGGATGCTGTGGTCACTCGCTGATAAGAAGACGATCCCGCCTATGTTCGGCCGTCTGACCGATAAGGGTATCCCGCTGAATGCGCTCATCTTCAGTATGCTGGGCGGCGGACTGGCCCTGTTCTCCAGTATCGTAGCGCCGGATACGGTCTACATCGCGCTTGTGTCCATCTCGGGTCTTGCGGTCGTAGTGGTCTGGATGAGCATCAGCGCATCGCAGTTGATGTTCCGCAGGGAGTATGTGAGGAACGGGGGCGCGGTGAAGGACCTCGTATACCGGACACCGCTCTATCCACTGGTGCCGATTGCCTCCTTCCTGCTGTGCCTGGCCTCGCTGGTGGGCATCGCGTTCGACCCGGCGCAGCGCGTGGCGCTGTATTGCGGGGCGCCGTTCATTATCTTGTGCTATATCAGCTACCATCTGACGGTGCGGAAGAAGGCGCGTTAA
- a CDS encoding CxxH/CxxC protein, with protein sequence MYCICKEHVELAIDKFVDEFEDAPDVVDLKETHFANWDPPVKCELCEEPATFLVV encoded by the coding sequence ATGTATTGTATTTGCAAAGAGCATGTTGAATTGGCAATTGACAAGTTTGTAGACGAATTCGAGGATGCGCCGGATGTGGTGGATCTGAAGGAGACCCATTTTGCCAATTGGGATCCTCCGGTTAAGTGCGAGCTGTGCGAGGAGCCTGCAACGTTCCTCGTTGTATAG